The following proteins come from a genomic window of Candidatus Bipolaricaulis sibiricus:
- a CDS encoding ABC transporter, substrate-binding protein (cluster 5, nickel/peptides/opines), with the protein MARKAWILASVLLVGLAAWAAPKPGGEMVIGFGTDPESLDPNKITSAPAGMILTHIAETLLLMTEDLKVAPLLVENWNVSEDGLTVTLYVRRGVFFHDGAPLNADAVKTNLERFRKSTYAFLLFPRVNTIDVVDEYTVRLNLDKPFAPLISHLTHNFVAIVSPKQIAELPEGKDIMEPVGTGPFKFDRWVRGDHVRIVRNDNYWGEKPYLDSVVFKVVPSDATRLVLLETGQLHAMMRVPPLDAPRVAATPGLELLNIPSVRTIYVAFNYQKAPWTDVRVRQAVNYAVDKEAIVKEILGGVGGVSDAAIMPLVFGHAPQEPYTYDPEKARELLKAAGFPNGFKCTLYHPTGRYMMDAAIAEAVQAYLLDVGIEAQLITMEWAAYLAYLRRPVSEATFDMFMLGWGCVTLDADYGLFALFHTSEWAPVGSNRSFYSDPTVDTLLELARVVSDPAGRRATYASLLSYLWKDAPWLYLHYEGQLNAQRTVAKGLIHHPREYILAHRAWLDQ; encoded by the coding sequence ATGGCACGAAAGGCATGGATCTTGGCAAGTGTTCTGCTTGTTGGGTTGGCGGCCTGGGCGGCGCCGAAACCGGGTGGGGAGATGGTGATCGGCTTCGGGACGGACCCCGAATCCCTCGACCCGAACAAGATTACCTCGGCACCAGCAGGAATGATTCTCACGCACATCGCGGAGACCCTCCTTCTGATGACAGAGGACCTCAAAGTGGCGCCGCTTCTCGTGGAAAACTGGAATGTCTCTGAGGATGGCCTGACGGTCACGTTGTACGTGCGCCGAGGCGTGTTCTTCCATGACGGGGCCCCGTTAAATGCGGACGCGGTGAAGACCAACCTCGAGCGATTCAGGAAGTCGACGTACGCGTTCCTCCTCTTTCCACGGGTGAACACGATCGACGTGGTGGACGAGTACACGGTGCGGCTCAATCTGGACAAGCCATTCGCACCGCTCATCTCTCACCTCACCCACAACTTCGTGGCAATCGTGAGCCCGAAACAGATCGCCGAGCTTCCTGAGGGCAAGGACATCATGGAGCCCGTCGGGACCGGCCCGTTCAAGTTCGATCGGTGGGTGCGCGGGGATCACGTACGCATTGTCCGCAACGACAACTACTGGGGGGAGAAGCCCTACCTTGACTCGGTGGTGTTCAAGGTGGTTCCGTCCGACGCGACCCGGCTCGTTCTCCTGGAAACGGGCCAGCTTCACGCCATGATGCGCGTCCCCCCGCTCGATGCCCCCCGCGTGGCAGCAACGCCGGGGCTCGAGCTCCTGAACATCCCCAGCGTGCGAACGATCTACGTTGCGTTCAACTACCAGAAGGCACCGTGGACGGACGTGCGGGTCCGTCAGGCGGTCAACTATGCGGTAGACAAAGAAGCAATCGTGAAGGAGATCCTGGGTGGTGTGGGTGGCGTCTCCGATGCCGCCATCATGCCGCTCGTGTTCGGGCACGCGCCTCAGGAACCCTACACGTACGATCCGGAAAAGGCGCGAGAGCTGCTCAAGGCGGCAGGGTTCCCGAACGGGTTCAAGTGCACGCTCTATCACCCGACGGGCCGGTACATGATGGACGCCGCGATTGCCGAGGCCGTGCAGGCCTACCTCCTTGATGTGGGGATCGAGGCCCAGCTCATCACGATGGAGTGGGCGGCGTACCTGGCCTACCTCCGTCGGCCGGTCAGCGAGGCGACGTTTGACATGTTCATGCTCGGCTGGGGCTGCGTGACGTTGGATGCGGACTACGGACTGTTCGCGTTGTTCCACACGAGCGAGTGGGCACCGGTGGGGTCCAACCGCAGCTTCTACTCGGATCCGACGGTCGACACTCTCCTCGAGCTGGCGCGCGTCGTGTCCGATCCGGCGGGCCGGCGTGCAACCTACGCCTCGTTGCTCAGCTACCTGTGGAAGGATGCGCCTTGGCTCTACCTCCACTACGAGGGACAGCTCAACGCCCAGAGGACGGTGGCGAAGGGGCTCATCCACCACCCGCGGGAGTACATCCTCGCCCACCGGGCGTGGCTCGATCAGTAG